AGACTTAATAAAACAAAAGGAATAGATTTCCTGATAAAAGCTTTTAAAACATTGCTTAAAGACATGGAAAACGTTATTTTAGTTATAGCAGGTCCGGAAGAAAGTTATGGAAAAAAGCTTGAAGAAATGGTTAAAAAGCTTGATATAACTGATAATGTAATGTTTGTAGGACATGTAAAAAATGTTTCGGAAGCATATAGTGCAGCTGATGTTTTAGTTTATCCATCTATCTATGAAATTTTCGGCTTAGTTCCTTTCGAAGCTTTATTATGTGGTACTCCAGTTATAGTCACTGAAGAATGTGCCTGTGGAGAGATTATAAATGAGGCAGGTTGTGGACTTTTAGTTAAATATGGAGATGTTGAAGATTTAAAAGATAAAATTAAATACGTTCTTACAAGTAGTAATGAGACAAATGAAAGGGTGGAGAAAGGGAAAAAATATATTTTTAATAATTTAAATAAGGAAATAATTGTCAAAAATATGGAAAATTTATATAGGGCTGTTATTTCTTATAAATAAAATGAATAATCCTATTTGGTCAACGACTAGAAAAATAATGAATTTACTTGTATTTTATTAACAATACAAGTTTTTACTCTTTTTTGATATTAATTTCATTTGGAAACACTATTAAAATGAAAATTTAAGACATTATTTCTTTCCATCCGAAAAGCTGAGATTTAACGGCTTTTGATAAAGAGTTTAATTTAGCTGGAAAGGCGAATTTCTGATTTTTAAAATTTTTATGGATTTTAATTATGGTGATCATACCATAAATCATCAAAATAGCAGATATGATTTTATCAAAATATCTTGAAAAATAATAATATGAATTAAATTGTTGCCCATATTTTTTCTGAACATCTCTAAGCTCAGAATCTACATCTTCAGGCAAGCTTTTGGTTTTAGTATTCATATGAACTCTGTAACCGGATAAAATCTCATTTACATGCTTAAATTTAAATCCAGCTTTCACCAGTCTTAAGTAGTATTCATGATCCATAGGTAAGTTAATTGTCACGTCTAATTTATGTGACTTAACCACTTTTTTCCTAAAAAAGGAGGATGGCTGGAAAAAGAATTGGTATCTGCGCAGACGATTAAAACTGAACCATGGAACAGCATGGTAAACACTTAAAATCTGCCCATTTTCATCAATAAACACACCATCACCATAAATAATCCCCACATCGCCGTATTTTTCGAAATTTCCCACAACTTTACTAATCACAGTTTTATCAAAGTATACGTCATCAGAATTAAGCCAGCAAACTATTTCTCCTTGAGCCATTTCAAATCCCTTATTTAAGGCATCTGTTTGACCATCGTCAGGTTCAGAAACCCACTTTAAATTATATTGTTTTTCATATTTTTTCAAGATGTCTAAAGTGTTGTCTGTGGAAACACCATCCATAACAATGTGTTCAATGTTTGTATAATCCTGATTAATGATGCTTTTGATTGTATCTTCAATAAAATGACCCTGATTATATGATGGGGTTATGATAGTTACCAATGGGGATTTATTCAACTAATCACCTTCATTTAACATTTCTTCTTTTAATTTATCATATTTTTGCTCTATTGTTTCTAAATTAATATCATTTTCAAGTTCCCACAGTTTTGCTTGAGTATTAAATAAGAAAAAACAATACTGCAGGGTCATGATAAATCCAGCCCATCCTGATTTCCAGCCGCTATTTATAAAATAGTATCTAAAAAATGTTGCTATTGGAATTAGGAGTAGTCTAAAGGGTGAAAATTTAATATTATTTTCAAAATTATCTTTTGCTTCTATGTCAGAATATTTATTATGGTTAATTTCAAACTTGCTGATGTTATAAGTACTAAAATGATGTACAGAATATTTATTTTTCATTGGTAGATGAAATATTTCATCCTTTGAAACAACAATCTCACCAAAGCCATGAATTTTATTATTTTCGAAATTTATTGCTCCTTTTTTGAAGAATCTTGGTAGCTCAGCATTTTCTAAATATAATTTTTTTAATCCATAATGATAATTTCTTCGGGCAATGTAGACTACTTTGTATTTATCTTGAATTGATAACTCTACTAACTTTTTTAAAAGCGTTTTAGGTGCCAGCTCATCCACAAATGCAAAATAAACCCAATCTGTATGAACTTTATCAAAAACAAAGTCAGTAACCTCTTTATTTTCAACCCATCCTGGATTTTTATATTGATATATTAAATCTGTATATTTTTCAGCAATTTTTATAGTATTATCAGTACTGTAATTATCGATTATCATTAATTTACCATAATCCTTGAAACATCTTAAAACATATTCTATTCTTTCTTCTTCATTATAAGCAAAAATTACAAATGTAATGTTTTTATCTTTCAAATATTCCTTAGGCAATTTGTTTCCTCCGAATATTTATTTCCAAACTTATGGTGAGGTTTTTGTTTATAGACTTTTTAATAGTACGAGTTCTCTATGTATGTGTCTACATGTTGCCAAAAGCAGTCAGGTAGTAGAGCATTAGTTCTTTGGCTGATAATAATTTTTCTAAAGGTTATTTTCTATCATTAAAAATACTTTTTTTATACATTTTATCTCTATCTTCAATAACTCTTTAATATCTAATTATATTGTTACAATTGTTAGGTTTTTCTTTTCAAACAAAAAAGGCCTAAAGCATAATTATTTTCTGAAGGTTCGACTTCTTTGGCTTCGGTTTCTTCACATTTAACAAAAACGTTTTCAGAATTATTTTTATAGTACTCTTCATCGATGACTTCAAAATAATTATTAATCTCTTTGAAAAGTTTTCCTTCTTTATTATAAACTCTATGTAATGGATGTATGAGTTTTTCCTTTCCGTAAGGTATTGTAAGAATTAAAATTCCTTCATCAACTAAGATTTCCTTTGTTTTCAGAATGGCATTTATATCACCA
This portion of the Methanobacterium sp. genome encodes:
- a CDS encoding glycosyltransferase, translated to MNKSPLVTIITPSYNQGHFIEDTIKSIINQDYTNIEHIVMDGVSTDNTLDILKKYEKQYNLKWVSEPDDGQTDALNKGFEMAQGEIVCWLNSDDVYFDKTVISKVVGNFEKYGDVGIIYGDGVFIDENGQILSVYHAVPWFSFNRLRRYQFFFQPSSFFRKKVVKSHKLDVTINLPMDHEYYLRLVKAGFKFKHVNEILSGYRVHMNTKTKSLPEDVDSELRDVQKKYGQQFNSYYYFSRYFDKIISAILMIYGMITIIKIHKNFKNQKFAFPAKLNSLSKAVKSQLFGWKEIMS
- a CDS encoding glycosyltransferase, translating into MKDKNITFVIFAYNEEERIEYVLRCFKDYGKLMIIDNYSTDNTIKIAEKYTDLIYQYKNPGWVENKEVTDFVFDKVHTDWVYFAFVDELAPKTLLKKLVELSIQDKYKVVYIARRNYHYGLKKLYLENAELPRFFKKGAINFENNKIHGFGEIVVSKDEIFHLPMKNKYSVHHFSTYNISKFEINHNKYSDIEAKDNFENNIKFSPFRLLLIPIATFFRYYFINSGWKSGWAGFIMTLQYCFFLFNTQAKLWELENDINLETIEQKYDKLKEEMLNEGD